A window of Streptomyces gilvosporeus contains these coding sequences:
- a CDS encoding WGR domain-containing protein, translating to MSETMTQTASDTTTYLELSQDGGGAHKFYEVTVSGTTVSVRYGRIGAAGQRQTSSFPTREKAQAAAARKIGEKVRKGYAPAVQGQRAARPVTRRQVASAPSTARAVAPVLWRFRTGASAFGIHIAEDRCWVGNQNGDVFTLGHDGEVLARYQLPEGVKCLVADDFWIYAGCDDGTVYDLSSKLPFAAYDIAPDVDIFWLDIREGILNVSDRRGGLTVIDHEDEYQWSRRSAGEHAWMVRRDEHAVYHGHRLGVTAYRADGSGELWHTPTRGAVLFGWQEDRAVYAGTDKRVVQRLAKDSGTVEATYACDSVVYACATALDGRYVFAGDSASSVYCFAADGTRLWKLGTGGGSALSMQYLDEKLYMVTTDGSLVCVDASDAAIAAARSGTVPVARDVKSAAALPTYTPSATVQTVSSAAASGIVVECVQESGRLRVHVVSEGYEPSWNVQFPRQIRRPGARYVVEDLSASAGGFYRVRGEIRQLV from the coding sequence ATGTCCGAGACCATGACGCAGACCGCGTCCGACACCACGACCTATCTGGAGCTGTCCCAAGACGGCGGCGGCGCCCACAAGTTCTACGAGGTGACGGTGTCGGGCACCACCGTCTCGGTGCGCTACGGGCGGATCGGCGCGGCCGGCCAGCGGCAGACGTCGTCCTTCCCGACGCGGGAGAAGGCGCAGGCCGCGGCCGCCCGGAAGATCGGTGAGAAGGTGCGCAAGGGCTATGCGCCGGCCGTCCAGGGGCAGCGCGCCGCCCGGCCGGTGACACGCCGTCAGGTCGCCTCGGCGCCGTCCACGGCGCGTGCGGTCGCGCCGGTGTTGTGGCGCTTCCGGACGGGTGCCTCGGCGTTCGGGATCCATATCGCCGAGGACCGCTGCTGGGTGGGCAACCAGAACGGCGATGTCTTCACCCTCGGCCACGACGGCGAGGTGCTGGCCCGCTATCAGCTGCCGGAGGGCGTCAAGTGCCTGGTGGCGGACGACTTCTGGATCTACGCGGGCTGCGACGACGGCACGGTCTACGACCTGTCCTCGAAGCTGCCGTTCGCCGCCTATGACATCGCACCCGACGTCGACATCTTCTGGCTGGACATCCGCGAGGGCATCCTCAACGTCTCCGACCGGCGGGGCGGGCTGACGGTCATCGACCACGAGGACGAGTACCAGTGGTCGCGGCGCAGCGCGGGCGAGCACGCCTGGATGGTGCGGCGCGACGAGCACGCCGTCTACCACGGCCACCGCCTCGGGGTGACCGCCTACCGCGCCGACGGCAGCGGCGAGCTGTGGCACACCCCGACCAGGGGGGCGGTGCTGTTCGGCTGGCAGGAGGACCGCGCGGTGTACGCCGGTACGGACAAGCGCGTCGTCCAGCGGCTGGCGAAGGACAGCGGCACCGTGGAGGCCACCTACGCCTGCGACTCGGTCGTCTACGCCTGCGCCACCGCCCTCGACGGCCGCTATGTCTTCGCCGGGGACTCGGCGTCGTCGGTGTACTGCTTCGCCGCCGACGGCACCCGGCTGTGGAAGCTGGGCACGGGCGGCGGCTCGGCGCTGTCGATGCAGTATCTGGACGAGAAGCTGTACATGGTGACCACGGACGGCTCCCTGGTGTGCGTGGATGCGAGCGATGCGGCGATCGCCGCCGCCCGCTCGGGCACGGTCCCCGTCGCCCGGGACGTCAAGTCGGCCGCCGCGCTGCCGACGTACACCCCGTCGGCCACGGTGCAGACGGTGAGTTCCGCGGCGGCCTCCGGGATCGTGGTGGAGTGCGTCCAGGAGAGCGGCCGGCTGCGGGTCCATGTGGTCTCCGAGGGCTATGAGCCGTCCTGGAACGTCCAGTTCCCCCGTCAGATACGCCGTCCCGGGGCGCGGTACGTCGTCGAGGACCTGTCGGCGTCCGCGGGCGGGTTCTATCGCGTCCGCGGCGAGATCCGGCAGCTGGTCTGA
- a CDS encoding helicase-associated domain-containing protein, which yields MEGLDTLTRSLARRTPEQLAVLLTRHGEPLARRPAPTQLRELAGALWSYEVLHQLVIHLDHPRLQVLATTARLSQERAARAAPGPAAPAPGADYQSLMAHRLSFAHLASEPVPPEEVYAALGATAAPARTAAESALHALYDDGLAARAEDGAIVVPPRTPQLLAAHDLGPFVAHAPRPAPQTAPALAGRTPTDASLLDEARTATTALAATLERLLASLAAQPAALRKSGGLTIREIKRLAKAAGATEPLTRLLLDLALAADLIALTRTPSGITALPTGAYDDWLTRPPGERLAPVLAAWSALWDVPTHTPFGQTPTALVRGHDRHAPALRHALLATLATVPLGAGAPLPPLASPDHKPLTDLLAAADWHRPLAVTAQPPAEERAAHTLHEAAWLGLLAHGTLTPLGRALLADPHDLDAPLRDLLPPLVEQAHFQADLTAVVPGRPAAALDALLAATADRESEGHAVTWRFTPASVRRALDTGHCADTLLDGLTAASATGGLPQPLDYLIRDTARSHGRMRVLPAACCIRSDDETLVQELAAHHALRTLGLRAVAPTVLVSGRPPAATLEALRAAGYAPALESDTGATTVERPPTHRTKAPVPARDPGARLALAQRLLERTG from the coding sequence GTGGAAGGTCTCGACACACTCACCCGATCCCTCGCCCGGCGCACCCCCGAGCAGCTCGCCGTACTCCTCACCCGCCACGGCGAGCCGCTCGCCCGCCGCCCCGCACCCACCCAACTGCGCGAACTGGCAGGCGCGTTGTGGTCGTACGAGGTCCTCCACCAGCTCGTGATCCACCTCGACCACCCCCGGTTGCAGGTGCTCGCCACCACCGCCCGCCTCAGCCAGGAGCGCGCCGCACGCGCCGCCCCGGGGCCCGCCGCCCCCGCACCGGGCGCCGACTACCAGTCCCTGATGGCGCACCGGCTGTCCTTCGCCCACCTGGCGAGCGAACCCGTCCCGCCCGAGGAGGTGTACGCCGCGCTCGGGGCCACCGCCGCACCGGCGCGGACGGCCGCCGAGAGCGCCCTGCACGCCCTGTACGACGACGGCCTGGCCGCGCGGGCCGAGGACGGCGCGATCGTGGTCCCGCCGCGCACCCCGCAGCTCCTGGCCGCCCACGACCTCGGCCCCTTCGTCGCGCACGCCCCACGGCCGGCCCCGCAGACCGCGCCCGCCCTCGCCGGGCGGACGCCCACCGACGCGTCCCTGCTCGACGAAGCGCGGACCGCCACCACCGCCCTCGCCGCCACCCTGGAACGCCTGCTGGCCTCCCTGGCGGCGCAGCCCGCGGCGCTGCGCAAGTCCGGCGGGCTGACGATCCGTGAGATCAAACGGCTGGCCAAGGCGGCCGGCGCCACCGAACCGCTCACCCGGCTCCTGCTCGATCTCGCCCTCGCCGCCGACCTGATCGCCCTGACCCGCACCCCGTCGGGCATCACCGCGCTGCCCACCGGCGCCTACGACGACTGGCTCACCCGCCCGCCCGGTGAGCGCCTCGCGCCCGTACTGGCCGCCTGGTCCGCCCTGTGGGACGTCCCCACCCACACCCCCTTCGGCCAGACCCCCACCGCGCTGGTACGGGGCCACGACCGGCATGCCCCGGCCCTGCGGCACGCCCTCCTGGCCACGCTGGCCACCGTCCCGCTCGGCGCCGGGGCGCCCCTGCCGCCCCTGGCCTCCCCCGACCACAAGCCGCTGACCGACCTCCTCGCCGCCGCGGACTGGCACCGCCCCCTCGCCGTCACCGCACAGCCGCCGGCCGAGGAGCGGGCCGCCCACACCCTGCACGAAGCCGCCTGGCTCGGCCTTCTGGCCCACGGCACCCTCACCCCCCTGGGCCGGGCCCTCCTCGCAGATCCGCACGACCTGGACGCTCCCCTAAGGGATCTGCTCCCACCGCTCGTCGAACAGGCCCATTTCCAGGCCGACCTGACCGCCGTCGTCCCCGGGCGCCCCGCCGCCGCCCTCGATGCACTGCTCGCCGCGACGGCCGACCGGGAGTCCGAAGGCCACGCCGTCACCTGGCGTTTCACTCCCGCCTCCGTACGGCGCGCCCTGGACACCGGCCACTGCGCCGACACGCTCCTCGACGGGCTCACCGCCGCCTCGGCCACCGGCGGCCTGCCGCAGCCGCTGGACTACCTCATCCGGGACACCGCCCGCAGCCACGGCCGGATGCGGGTCCTGCCCGCCGCCTGCTGCATCCGCTCCGACGACGAAACCCTCGTCCAGGAGCTGGCCGCCCACCACGCCCTGCGCACCCTCGGGTTGCGGGCCGTCGCCCCGACCGTCCTGGTCAGCGGCCGGCCGCCGGCCGCCACCCTGGAGGCGCTGCGCGCAGCGGGGTACGCCCCCGCCCTGGAGTCCGACACCGGCGCGACGACGGTCGAGCGGCCGCCCACGCACCGGACCAAGGCCCCGGTGCCGGCCCGGGACCCCGGCGCCCGACTGGCGCTCGCGCAGCGCCTCCTGGAGCGGACCGGCTGA
- a CDS encoding quinone oxidoreductase family protein, protein MRAIVMREFGGPDVLRLEDVPEPEPRAGHTPVDVTLAGVNFADMHVRDDSYLAPVQLPYIPGNEVVGTVDGGRRVVGLTRGGGYAERALLHRRVTWDVPDAITDEQAVALALQGNSAWHLLFTTLRITEGESVVVPAAAGGVGSLAVQLAAHAGARVIALAGSEEKRKLATELGAHAAVDSTAQDLTERIVDAAGGPVQAALEMTGGATFARTLAAVAPRGRLAVYGFAGGELANVSTRELMERSLTLSGFWLPQLYADRTALPESMRALFEAVADGWLTPLTGATYALGEAARAHHDLAARTPTGKLALDAAR, encoded by the coding sequence GTGCGCGCGATCGTGATGCGAGAATTCGGCGGCCCGGACGTCCTGCGGCTGGAGGACGTGCCCGAGCCCGAACCCCGCGCCGGGCACACGCCGGTCGATGTGACCCTGGCGGGCGTCAACTTCGCGGATATGCACGTACGCGACGACTCCTACCTCGCGCCCGTCCAACTGCCCTACATCCCCGGCAACGAAGTCGTCGGCACCGTCGACGGCGGCCGCCGCGTCGTCGGCCTGACCCGGGGCGGCGGCTACGCCGAACGCGCGCTGCTGCACCGCCGGGTCACCTGGGACGTGCCTGACGCCATCACCGACGAACAGGCCGTCGCGCTCGCCCTCCAGGGCAACAGCGCCTGGCATCTGCTGTTCACCACGCTGCGCATCACCGAGGGCGAGAGCGTCGTCGTCCCGGCCGCCGCCGGGGGCGTGGGCTCGCTCGCCGTCCAACTCGCCGCGCACGCCGGCGCCAGGGTCATCGCCCTGGCCGGCTCCGAGGAGAAGCGCAAACTGGCGACGGAACTGGGCGCCCACGCCGCCGTGGACTCCACCGCGCAGGACCTGACGGAGCGCATCGTGGACGCGGCGGGCGGCCCCGTGCAGGCGGCGCTGGAGATGACCGGCGGGGCCACCTTCGCCCGGACCCTCGCCGCCGTCGCCCCGCGCGGCCGGCTGGCGGTGTACGGCTTCGCGGGCGGTGAGCTGGCGAACGTGTCGACCCGGGAGCTGATGGAGCGGTCCCTGACGCTCTCCGGCTTCTGGCTGCCGCAGCTGTACGCCGACCGCACGGCCCTGCCGGAGTCCATGCGGGCGCTGTTCGAGGCCGTGGCCGACGGATGGCTCACACCGCTGACCGGCGCCACCTACGCTCTCGGTGAGGCGGCGCGGGCCCATCACGATCTGGCCGCGCGCACCCCGACCGGGAAGCTCGCCCTGGACGCCGCCCGCTAG
- a CDS encoding uridine kinase, giving the protein MRLEAITWDRLTDALAGHIAAMTAADGSPWLRIAVDGAPAAAPGEPAGRLAEALRIRGRAVHQAGASGFLRPASLRLEYGREDPDAFHDEWFDRRALWREVFGPLEPGGTGRVLPDLWDPVADRATRSRYVELPPGGVLVLHGPLLLGHGFPFDFSVHLKLSPAALARRTPPDQRWTLPAFARYEDETRPEETADVVVRADDPRRPAWSGLR; this is encoded by the coding sequence GTGCGGCTCGAAGCGATCACCTGGGACCGGCTGACCGACGCCCTCGCCGGGCACATCGCCGCGATGACGGCGGCGGACGGGAGCCCCTGGCTGCGGATCGCGGTCGACGGGGCCCCCGCCGCGGCGCCCGGCGAACCGGCCGGGCGGCTCGCCGAGGCGCTGCGGATCCGAGGGCGGGCGGTGCACCAGGCCGGCGCCTCCGGCTTTCTGCGCCCCGCCTCGCTGCGGCTGGAGTACGGCCGCGAGGACCCCGACGCCTTCCACGACGAGTGGTTCGACCGACGCGCCCTGTGGCGCGAGGTGTTCGGACCGCTGGAGCCGGGCGGCACCGGCCGGGTCCTGCCGGACCTGTGGGACCCCGTCGCGGACCGCGCCACCCGCAGCCGGTACGTGGAACTGCCGCCCGGCGGCGTGCTGGTGCTGCACGGTCCCCTGCTGCTCGGTCATGGTTTCCCCTTCGACTTCTCGGTCCACCTGAAGCTGTCGCCCGCCGCGCTGGCCCGCCGTACACCGCCGGACCAGCGCTGGACGCTGCCCGCCTTCGCGCGCTACGAGGACGAGACCCGGCCCGAGGAGACCGCGGACGTCGTCGTACGGGCCGACGACCCCCGCCGTCCCGCCTGGTCCGGACTGCGCTGA
- a CDS encoding RNA ligase (ATP), whose amino-acid sequence MSTLRVTVEHLTIHDHPNADALELAQVGLYRAVVAKGAFRTGDVALYIPEQAVLPQELVAELGLTGKLAGSAANRVKAIRLRGELSQGIVCRPRALDGTDLARAAEEGTDFGAQLGIVKWVPPVPVSMSGEVEPAPELLPWIDIEHLKRYPEVFAEGEPVAVTEKVHGTACCLTYSASSGRVQVTSKGLGAQRLALVEDPGNLYWRAVRAHGVAEVAAELAAELGAARIGVFGEVYGDGVQDLGYGADSRRGEPAYAAFDVAVEVGGRVRWLAPQELATAVEGRLPLVPTLFTGPYDARRVMELADGRETVSGRAVHLREGVVVRPLGERYSPVVGGRAVAKVVSGAYLTRKGGTEYE is encoded by the coding sequence ATGTCGACGCTGCGCGTCACGGTGGAGCACCTGACGATTCATGACCATCCGAACGCCGATGCGCTGGAGCTGGCCCAGGTCGGGCTCTACCGCGCCGTCGTCGCCAAGGGGGCGTTCCGCACCGGCGACGTCGCCCTGTACATCCCCGAGCAGGCCGTCCTCCCTCAGGAGTTGGTCGCCGAGCTGGGACTGACCGGCAAGCTGGCGGGCAGCGCGGCCAACCGGGTCAAGGCGATCCGGCTGCGCGGCGAGCTGTCGCAGGGCATCGTCTGCCGGCCGCGGGCTCTGGACGGCACGGATCTGGCGCGGGCGGCCGAGGAGGGCACGGACTTCGGTGCGCAGCTCGGGATCGTGAAGTGGGTGCCGCCGGTGCCGGTGTCGATGAGCGGCGAGGTGGAGCCGGCACCCGAGCTGCTGCCGTGGATCGACATCGAGCATCTCAAGCGCTATCCGGAGGTGTTCGCCGAGGGCGAGCCGGTGGCGGTCACGGAGAAGGTGCACGGCACCGCCTGCTGTCTGACCTACAGCGCCTCCTCCGGCCGCGTCCAGGTGACGTCCAAGGGGCTGGGCGCGCAGCGGCTGGCCCTGGTGGAGGACCCCGGGAACCTGTACTGGCGGGCGGTGCGCGCCCATGGGGTGGCCGAGGTCGCGGCGGAGCTCGCCGCGGAGCTGGGGGCTGCTCGGATCGGCGTCTTCGGCGAGGTGTACGGCGACGGCGTCCAGGATCTGGGGTACGGCGCGGACAGCCGCCGCGGCGAGCCCGCGTACGCCGCGTTCGACGTCGCGGTGGAGGTCGGCGGGCGGGTGCGCTGGCTGGCCCCGCAGGAGCTGGCCACGGCGGTGGAGGGGCGGCTGCCGCTGGTGCCGACGCTGTTCACCGGCCCGTACGACGCGCGGCGGGTGATGGAGCTGGCCGACGGACGCGAGACGGTCTCCGGGCGCGCGGTGCACCTCCGGGAGGGTGTGGTGGTCCGTCCGCTGGGCGAGCGCTACAGCCCGGTGGTCGGCGGCCGGGCCGTCGCCAAGGTGGTCAGCGGCGCGTATCTGACCCGCAAGGGCGGGACGGAGTACGAGTAG
- a CDS encoding IclR family transcriptional regulator domain-containing protein, translating to MGNGTTASGAAASAATPRASGSGHAERVFLVQTAFAELGGYAHGPGEIADFTGLDDSVVYRILQSGIYQRIFERVDRGLYRLRTSAAQLAFTALDHRLDGDITQTVLRRLREATDGGLAFLYMVAPFSGAQRQCVDMAVGDSDLAELGMTPRDVLSVTRSLRTGASGRTILAYLTPVLQQRVLAEPVPDQAGPGVYRDNDALLTSLTEVRDLGHALGFEECMAGWNSCAAPIMWDGAIMGSVLLLKPKTVMPQPPQSVIDATKEAAAELSRHGAARPASDGA from the coding sequence ATGGGCAACGGCACCACAGCATCGGGGGCCGCGGCTTCGGCCGCGACGCCGCGGGCGTCGGGATCCGGCCATGCCGAGCGGGTCTTCCTCGTCCAGACCGCCTTCGCCGAACTCGGCGGATACGCCCACGGGCCGGGGGAGATCGCCGACTTCACCGGCCTGGACGACTCGGTCGTCTACCGCATCCTGCAGTCCGGCATCTACCAGCGCATCTTCGAACGCGTCGACCGCGGCCTGTACCGGCTGCGGACCTCGGCCGCCCAGCTCGCCTTCACCGCGCTCGACCACCGCCTCGACGGCGACATCACCCAGACCGTGCTGCGCCGGCTGCGCGAGGCCACCGACGGCGGGCTGGCGTTCCTCTACATGGTCGCGCCGTTCTCCGGCGCGCAGCGCCAGTGCGTCGACATGGCCGTCGGCGACTCGGACCTCGCCGAACTGGGCATGACCCCGCGCGATGTGCTGTCCGTGACCCGCTCGCTGCGCACCGGCGCCTCCGGGCGCACCATCCTCGCCTACCTGACACCGGTCCTCCAGCAGCGGGTCCTGGCCGAGCCCGTGCCCGACCAGGCGGGACCGGGCGTCTACCGGGATAACGACGCGCTGCTGACGTCCCTGACGGAGGTCCGCGACCTCGGCCACGCCCTCGGGTTCGAGGAATGCATGGCCGGCTGGAACTCCTGCGCGGCCCCGATCATGTGGGACGGCGCCATCATGGGCTCCGTACTGCTCCTCAAGCCCAAGACGGTGATGCCGCAGCCGCCGCAGAGCGTCATCGACGCGACGAAGGAGGCGGCGGCCGAACTCAGCCGCCACGGAGCCGCCCGCCCGGCCTCGGACGGGGCCTGA
- a CDS encoding SWIM zinc finger family protein, whose protein sequence is MSPRWSDAAGEVRREASGFRGRPAARGRAAVADRQARADRSRTFPPLPARAEGPFAASWWGNAWVDALESTALDGARLDRGRAYAREGHVDTINVTPGRIVATVRGSRPRPYSAEIRLRTLSGQEWDEVLGAIAAEPAQLAALLAKKLPRALAEGAVRLLPGPGDLVPRCSCPDHGRPCKHAAALCFQVARLLDADPFVLLLMRGRGERELLDELSRRHATRTAQAARTTAESATLAARTARHTADESRASRMPGPVPDSPAPDSRAPGSLTRETPVSGTPFPDAPSPAASAPGEPTGVLARDALADRHRPPLPPPLPLPEHPGRPPALPDADGLPFDPAALEFLAADAAARAHGFLSFPAAAPAATAAGSASTGSATTGSATAPTAPGGERPPLRSPFPQLPAWQDAVRLAATAHPTAGLTSATRALYRDLAAATGRTPAEVARSVAAWRQGGPEGLALLDTTWNPPAGDFDRARSALIAADLPPLRPRHNHLTDPLRRIQLRYGRDHRWYPYESEPGAEDWWPTGPADPDPVGALTTLLAR, encoded by the coding sequence ATGAGCCCGAGGTGGTCGGATGCGGCCGGGGAGGTCCGTAGGGAAGCCTCCGGTTTCCGGGGGCGGCCCGCGGCACGGGGGCGCGCCGCCGTGGCAGACCGGCAGGCGCGCGCCGACCGTTCGCGCACGTTCCCGCCGCTGCCCGCCCGCGCCGAGGGCCCGTTCGCCGCATCATGGTGGGGGAATGCCTGGGTGGACGCGCTGGAGAGCACCGCGCTCGACGGCGCCCGGCTGGACCGCGGCCGGGCGTACGCGCGGGAGGGGCACGTCGACACCATCAACGTCACTCCGGGCCGCATCGTCGCCACCGTACGGGGCAGCAGACCCCGCCCCTACAGCGCGGAAATCCGCCTGCGGACCCTCTCCGGCCAGGAGTGGGACGAGGTGCTCGGCGCCATCGCCGCGGAGCCCGCCCAACTGGCCGCGCTGCTGGCCAAAAAGCTGCCCAGGGCCCTGGCCGAAGGGGCCGTGCGGCTCCTCCCCGGGCCGGGCGATCTCGTGCCCCGCTGCTCGTGCCCCGACCACGGGCGGCCCTGCAAACACGCCGCCGCGCTGTGCTTCCAGGTCGCCCGCCTCCTGGACGCGGACCCGTTCGTGCTGCTGCTGATGCGCGGCCGCGGCGAACGGGAGCTGCTCGATGAGCTCTCCCGCCGTCATGCCACGCGTACGGCGCAGGCGGCGCGTACGACGGCGGAGTCGGCGACGCTTGCGGCGCGTACGGCGAGGCATACGGCCGACGAGAGCCGCGCCTCCCGGATGCCGGGCCCGGTCCCCGATTCCCCAGCCCCGGATTCCCGGGCTCCCGGATCGCTGACCCGCGAGACCCCGGTCTCCGGCACGCCGTTCCCCGACGCCCCGTCCCCCGCAGCCTCCGCCCCCGGCGAGCCCACCGGGGTCCTCGCCCGGGACGCCCTCGCCGACCGCCACCGGCCGCCGCTCCCGCCGCCCCTGCCGCTCCCCGAGCACCCCGGGCGGCCGCCCGCCCTCCCGGACGCCGACGGCCTGCCCTTCGATCCGGCCGCCCTGGAATTCCTGGCCGCCGACGCCGCGGCCCGCGCCCATGGCTTCCTGTCGTTCCCGGCCGCCGCACCCGCTGCGACCGCCGCAGGAAGTGCCTCCACCGGAAGTGCCACCACCGGAAGTGCCACCGCACCCACCGCCCCCGGGGGCGAACGGCCGCCCCTGCGCAGCCCGTTCCCGCAGCTGCCTGCATGGCAGGACGCCGTCCGCCTGGCGGCCACCGCCCATCCCACCGCCGGCCTCACCTCGGCCACGCGCGCCCTCTACCGCGACCTCGCCGCCGCCACCGGCCGCACCCCCGCCGAGGTCGCCCGTTCCGTGGCCGCCTGGCGGCAGGGCGGCCCCGAGGGCCTCGCCCTCCTCGACACCACCTGGAACCCTCCGGCCGGCGACTTCGACCGCGCCCGCAGCGCCCTGATCGCCGCGGATCTCCCGCCCCTGCGCCCGCGCCACAACCACCTCACCGACCCCCTGCGCCGCATCCAGCTGCGCTACGGCCGCGACCACCGCTGGTACCCGTACGAATCCGAACCCGGCGCCGAGGACTGGTGGCCCACCGGGCCCGCGGACCCCGACCCGGTGGGCGCCCTGACCACCCTGCTAGCGCGATGA
- a CDS encoding FAD-dependent monooxygenase gives MNASRSTGPSGLQFTHPFLAVVLGGGFTGMLTAAALSGYADVIVVERERLPRTPALPTDLPQARHAHLLSADGARAVESLLPGVTERWLAEGARALPLPSGASAAAPQGRSTRRPAKCLIACSRDLLDRVVREQVPALDGIGVLDATEAEGLTGTAEHITGVRIRDTVTGRVRRLDADLVVDATGRHSTTPDRLVQLGLPAVAEERADPGIVSATRIFRAPPGAPNYPVITARSAPEEHAGHGRTATLVPIEGGRWLVTLTGAGSDRPSEHADRFVPFARRIPQCVIGDLIADAEPLSEVHLTRDTASRLRRYEQLLPWPTGFVALGGAVAAFTPDYGQGLSIAAHSALALRQALRRRGLDAPGFARTVQQSLARIAQAPWTDATGRPLPAAAAGARPSAAGRFVRGAVNGVLGTTLGRSPVCRAYVDVVKPAARFARPSASVPLPAAAPAARRKPADH, from the coding sequence ATGAACGCGTCGCGCAGTACGGGCCCTTCCGGGCTCCAGTTCACCCACCCGTTTCTCGCCGTCGTGCTGGGCGGAGGTTTCACGGGGATGCTCACCGCCGCGGCGCTGTCCGGGTACGCCGACGTCATCGTCGTCGAACGGGAACGGCTGCCGCGCACCCCCGCCCTGCCCACGGACCTGCCGCAGGCCCGGCACGCCCATCTGCTGTCGGCGGACGGCGCCCGCGCGGTGGAGTCGCTGCTGCCGGGGGTGACCGAGCGATGGCTGGCGGAGGGCGCGCGCGCCCTGCCGCTGCCGTCCGGGGCCTCGGCGGCCGCCCCGCAGGGCCGGTCGACGCGCCGTCCCGCGAAGTGCCTGATCGCCTGCTCGCGCGATCTGCTCGACCGGGTCGTACGCGAGCAGGTGCCGGCCCTCGACGGGATCGGCGTGCTGGACGCGACGGAGGCCGAGGGGCTGACCGGCACGGCGGAGCACATCACCGGGGTGCGCATACGGGACACCGTCACCGGCAGGGTCCGCCGCCTGGACGCGGACCTCGTCGTCGACGCCACCGGACGGCACTCCACCACGCCCGACCGGCTCGTGCAGCTGGGTCTGCCCGCCGTCGCCGAGGAGAGGGCCGACCCGGGCATCGTCAGCGCCACCCGGATCTTCCGCGCCCCGCCCGGCGCCCCGAACTACCCGGTGATCACGGCCCGTTCGGCCCCCGAGGAGCATGCGGGCCACGGCCGAACGGCGACGCTGGTGCCCATCGAAGGCGGCCGCTGGCTGGTCACCCTCACCGGCGCCGGGTCCGACCGCCCCAGTGAGCACGCGGACCGCTTCGTGCCGTTCGCGCGCCGCATACCCCAGTGCGTCATCGGCGACCTGATAGCCGACGCCGAGCCGCTGAGCGAGGTCCATCTGACCCGCGACACCGCCAGCCGGCTACGGCGCTACGAACAACTGCTGCCCTGGCCCACCGGATTCGTCGCCCTGGGCGGCGCGGTGGCCGCCTTCACCCCCGATTACGGCCAGGGCCTGTCCATCGCCGCGCACAGCGCCCTTGCCCTGCGTCAGGCGCTGCGCCGGCGCGGGCTGGACGCTCCGGGGTTCGCCCGTACGGTGCAGCAGTCCCTCGCCCGCATCGCCCAGGCGCCCTGGACCGACGCCACCGGACGGCCGCTGCCTGCGGCCGCCGCCGGAGCCCGGCCCTCGGCGGCCGGCCGGTTCGTCCGCGGGGCCGTCAACGGCGTGCTGGGCACCACGCTCGGCCGCTCGCCGGTCTGCCGCGCCTATGTCGATGTGGTCAAACCCGCGGCCCGCTTCGCACGGCCGTCCGCCTCGGTGCCCCTACCGGCGGCGGCGCCGGCCGCGCGGCGCAAACCGGCCGACCACTGA